DNA from Myxococcus guangdongensis:
GCGGCCCTTGAGCGCCACCACCTGCGTGTCGAACAGCGTGGCGCCCGCGAGCGTCACCCACACCGGGCCCTCGTCGCGCCCCCCCGCGCCCCAGCCGTCCGGCATCAGCGCCACCAGCCGCGCCGTGTCGCCCGGCTCCAGCGTGCCCGACAGCGACGCCAGCGTGAGGTTGGGCACCTGCGCCACCGCCTCGTCCGCCGAGCCGATGACCAGCAGCGACTCCTCGCCCTGCCACGTCTCACCGCGCTTGTCCTTCACCGTCACGCGCGAGAGCACCGCGCCGACGTCGGACGTGGGCACCTTCTCGCGGTGCGTGCCGTCCGCCGCCGTGGTGAACGAGCGCTTGCCCAGGCTCTTCTCGGCGCCGTCCGCCTTGCGCAGCACGAACTCCACCTCGCCCTGCGTGACGCCGTACGCCTTGCCCGACAGCGTGGTGGCGCGCACCGACAGCGTCGCCTCGCCGCCCTTGGACACCACCGCGTCCGAGTAGCGCGCGGTGCCCAGCACCTCCACCTTCGACAAGAAGAACGACGTCGTCGAGTTGGCGAACGTCTCCTGGTCATCCCGCGCGCGCACCGTCAGCGAGTACCGGTACGGCAGCCGCTCCTCACCGGGCTTGAGCTCCGGCACGGCCACTTCAATCTGCGCCTCGCCCTCCGCGCTGAACGCGGTGGCGCTCGCCCACGGATCCTCGCTCGCGCCGCGCTCCGCCACGGAGGAGTACAGCCGCTCGGGCACGCTCAGCTTGCCCTCGGTGCTGGACGCCGAGCCGTACGTCACGTCGCTGCCCTGCCCGCCCTTGCCGGCGTCATCCACCCACGCGGGCGCGTCCAGCAGGCTGCGGTAGAGGAACACCTCGTACTTCGCGCCCTCGGGCACGCCGCCCGCGTACCGACGCGCGCGCACCTTCACGCTCAGCGCCTGGCCGGGCACCACCGTCTCCGACGCCGGCTCCGCCTCCAGGTAGAACGTCGGCTTCACGTAGTCCTGCACGCGCGCCTCGCCCTGGTGCGGCTGCCCGTCCAGCTCCGCCGACACGCGCAGCACGCCGGTGCCCAGGTCGTCCGGCACCTTGAGCGTGCCGTTGAACGCGCCGAACTCGTCCACCGACGCGCGCGTGGTGAGGGCCCGGCCCTCCTGCGAGACGAGCTTCACCGTCACTTCGCGCTTCTTCGGCGTGAACAGCCGCGCCAGGAACGTGTCCGGCTGGCGCACCACGCCGCGGAACTTCACCTCGTGGCCCGGCTTGTAGATGGGGCGGTCGCTGTAGATGAACACGTCCGGCGTCACCGCCAGCGTCGAGTAGAAGTCCGTGTCGACAATCGCCGTGTCCCCGCCCGCCGACGCCGTGGCGATGATGCGCGGCTCCGTCACCGCCAGCCGCACCTCGCCCTTCGCGTCCGTCTTGCCCGTGGGGCCCTTGCCCTTGGCCAGGAACACCTGCACCTCGGCGCCCACCGCGGGCTTCTGGTCCTTGCCCGCCACGCGCACCAGCACCTCGTTGTCCGTCTGCTTCAGCTGCACCGTCAGGTCCGTGACGACCAGCACCACCTGGCCCTCCACGAGCCCCTGCACCAGCTGGAGCACGTACGTGCCCGCGGGCAGCGGCGCCAGCAGCACGCGGCGCTCCTGGAAGCCGTAGCCCCCGCCCGAGCTGAAGCCCGGCACGTTGAAGTCGCGCTCGGCGCCGCCCAGGTCCAGGTTGAGCCACTGGCTGCGCGTCACGGTGAAGCCCGACGGCACACCCACCAGCTTCTTCGGCCCCTCGGACACCTTGGCGAGCGGCTCACTGGAGCCCGGCAGGTTCGCCGCCTCGGGCAGCGCGTCGTTCACCGTGTCGCGGAAGCCCAGGTTGAGCGAGTTGAGCAGCCAGTGGCCCGGCAGCGTCACCGCGTTGACGCCGCGGCTGAGCGCGCGGCCCGGGTTGTTCATCGTCGGCGGCGTCTGGTACGCGCGCCGCAGGTCCCCCTGGGCGCGGATGAACGCCTCCAGGTTGTCCGGCTTGAGCACGCGCAGCTCCACGGGCCCCTTGTCCTCGAAGGCCACGTCCACCGCCACCGGCTCTCCGCTGCCATAGGCGCGCGGCACGGTGATGTAGAGCGGCTTGGCCATCGCCACGCCGGACAGCGCCACCGCCGCCAGTACCGCGAGTCGAGCTACCATCCTCATGACCCGAAACCTCCAGGAACCAACGAATCGCCGCGCACGGTGCCGCGCAGGCCCAGGTACGGCAGCGACTCCAGGTCGCGCCGCGCCGCTTCGATTTCAGGGGGCGTCGCCTTCTGAATCGGCACGTTCCGCCCCACGCGGGACTCGGACAGGTATCCGTCCATGGTGAGGCCACCGAACAGCCGTCCCAGATTCACCCCGAAGGCCAGCGAGGTGGGCTCACGCAGCCCCGCCACCACCGGCCCCGCCGCCGCGAGCATGCTGGGCTTGTTGCCCGAGCACGACATGCGCAGCGTGTTCATCTCCGTCTCCGTCGACGCCAGCACCACGTGATTGCAGAGGGTGGCCCGCTGCACGGTGTGGCTGCCTCCGGTGAAGATGGCCTCCAGCGCCGGCGCGTCCTCCGCGCGGCCCCACAGCACCGCCACCTCCTGCGGCAGCGACGCGTCGCCCCGCGGCGTCCACGTCACCGCCACCTGGCGCGTGCGCGTGGGCCCCTCGCCACCGGACTCCCAGAACGCCTTGAGCGACTCGGCCGTCAGCGTCTCGGGCAGCTTCAGCTGCATGGCCAGCAGCACCGGCGTCTCCTCGGGCACCAGCTTCAGCAAGTCATTCGACAGGGGCGCCGTGTCCAGGCGCGCGGTGCCGTCCATCAGCGCTCCCGCGATGCCACGGCCCACCACCCGGTCCCCCTCCACGCCGAACTGCAGCCGCGTGTCCTCGGACAGCCCCAGCACGTGGGTGAAGAGGTGCGCGTCGCGGCCGAAGGTCTCCGGCTGGAAGCCCAGCTCCACGTCCACGCCGTCGCTGGCCTTCAGCTTCGGCAGGTCCACGCACAGGCCCTGGAGCACCGCCACCGGGTGGCGCGCGAAGACGACCCGGTCGACCCCCTTGGCCGCCCACAGCGTCTGCTCCGCCACCAGCCAGCGCTTGAGCTCCACGCCGTCCGCCTTGGGCGGGGGCGTGCCGCCCGGGCACGACTTCGCGGTCAGCGTGCCGCGGCTGGCCACCGAGTCCAGCACGTCGTAGGCGGAGACCATGGAGGTCTGCGAGCCGGGGACGATGAAGGCGGGCGTGCTCGCGCGTGCGTCACCGGCGAACCACGTCACGCGGAACGGCGTGTCGCCGAGCTTGCCGAGCATCAGGTCCAGCACCGCGCCCTTGAACTCGCCCTTGAGGTCCTCGCCGGTGGAGCCGAAGAACGCGGCCCAGCCTCCGATGAACCCCTGGCCCAGGGGCTGCGCGAGCTGCGAGCGCAGCCACGCGTTGCGCGCCAGCGCGTCACGCACCTTCGCCGGGTGGTGCACGTCCAGCCACACGGCCTGGGGTGCGCTCGAGCCGGGCACCTCCATGTCGGCCGTGGTCGGCTCCGGCAGGCCGTCCACCTCGGGAGGCGGCACGGAGCCATTGGTGCCCGCGCCGGTGATGAGGGGCGTGTGGGGCGTGCTGTCGCCGCCGGTGGAACCGGTGCGGCGGCCCATCAGGAACGCGCCGGCGACCAGCGCGCCGACGACGACCACACCCGCGCCGATGAGCACTCCCTTGGGAGGGCCCGAACGGGGCGGAGGGCTCGCCGGGGGTGGCGGCGTGCCCGGAGGCGGGCTCGACACAGACGTCATGGCATCCACTCCTTGAGACGGAAATAGCCGACGAAGGCGTTGTTGGAGGGCACTGGACGCCACTCGCGCGGCGCCTCGTCGGCGAGATTGTGGAGGAGCCCGGTGCGCACCTGGGCGCCCTTCTCCCCCGGGTGGTAGACGACACGCGCTGGCGCATGGGCCCGGTCCTCGGGGCGCACCACCAGCATGAGATGGAAGACGGGGCCGGCGTCATGCTCGTGCAGGAACGCGAGCACGTCGCCGGTGCGCAGCGACTCGCGCGTGGCGTCGTCGCGGCCCAGCAGCACCATGTTGCGGCGCATCAGCGTCTCCGCGTCCGCGAAGTCGGTGGGCGCGCCGCGCGCGTCGGTCCACAGCGGCGTCTCCAACCGCTCGGGGGCGATGCGCTTGTACGCGGTGCGCACGGCGAAGCGGATGAGGCCCGCGCAGTCACGCTGGTCCGGATGCCACGCAGGGTCCTGCTTGCGCACCTGCGCGAGCGCCACCTGCGCCACCTGGCGACGCAGCAGCACGTCGCGCGACTCGGGAGCCGGGGCCAGCACCGCCTGCGCGGCGTGCACCACGAGCGGCGCGGAGTCCTCCTTCGACACCTCCTGGGACGCGGAGCCCTCTCGCGATGCGGCGTGCGCCACGAGCGCGGTCGCATCCCTCGTCGCCGCGAGAGGCGCGGGCGAGGAAGCACTCACCAGCAGGATGAGAGGCAGGGCGAACATGGCGGAGGACCGGTGCGCGTCACACGGGCGCGTCAGTAGTCGCCCTCGCCGCCGCCGCTGTCGCCGTTCGACTGGAGCTCCTTGAGCGCCTCGGCCAGGTTCGTCGGCCAGCCCGCGCGCGTGGGCTTGGGGTCCGACGACGGCACGTAGACCTCCGCCTGTCCGTCCCCGAGCACGTTCACCCACGCGAGCACGCGCGTGGTGCCCGGCGTCGCCAGGGGGATGCGCACCATGCGGCGGACCTCCTGCGGCGTGCCCTCGAACAGCGACAGGTTCAGCGTGGCCACGGTGTGCGCCTTGTCGCCGCTGGGCCAGTAGTTCGTCGCCACCAGGTACACGCCCTTGGGCGGCGCGCGGTGGATGTAGAGGTACGGGCCGTACGCGGGCTGGTCGAAGTCACCCCCCTGCGAGTTCAGATAGAACGTGCCGCCCGACGGGCTCGCCGTGTCCGCCCAGTACACGTGCGCCATGGACGAGATGGTGAGGCTTCCGTCCTTCACGCTCGAGTCCGTGGGCTCGTAGACGTGCAGGTCCGTGTACACGCCATCCGTGTCGCTGGTCAGGATGACCTTGAAGGGCACGGGCGGGACCTGCGCGTAGCTGGTCGCCTGCGCGCGCGCGGTGCCCGCCTGGTTCGTGGCCATCACCGTGACGACGTTCTTCCCGCTCGCCGCGGGGAAGCTGCGGCTGAAGCGCCCGTTGAACGTGCGCATCAGGTAGCGGTCGCCGTTGAGGGACACGACGATGGGGTCGATGGTGGCGTCGCTCACCGTGCCTTCGATGAGCAGCATGCGGTCCACCGTCCAGCCACCAGAAGGCGCGCTCAGGCGCACCGTGGGCAGCGTCTTGCCCTTGCCGATGGGCACACCTTGCTGGCGCGGGTTGGCTGCGGGCGGCGTCTGCGACAAGAGCAGGGCGAGGATGACGGGAAGCATCACGCGTCCTTGATAGGAAATGGGCCCGACAGAGGTGTCGGTGACGGGCAGACTGCGCCCCCTCCGCCTTCCATTTCAAGTCGCCTGCCAATCGTCAATAGGGGCGGAACCTCGCGGATTTCCGTCGACGCGCGTCATGGGCGCGGGCGGGCGACCACGCGAGCCGGCGCTGACGAGGGCCTTCTGCCGCACCCGGAGTCCAGGCAGACTCATGCGCCTCGACAGGGGGAGCGGCGCGATGATTCAAGGGCTTGATCACATCCAGCTCGCCATGCCCGTGGGCGGCGAGCCCCGCGCCCGCGCTTTCTACGGCGAGCTGCTGGGCTTGAAAGAGATTCCCAAACCACCAGAACTCGCGAAACGCGGAGGCCTCTGGTTCGAGCTCCCGGACGGGCGCGGATTGCACCTCGGCGTGGAGGAGCCCTTCGTCCCGGCGAAGAAGGCACACCCGGCCTTCCGAGTGCTCACGCTGGACCTGCTCGCCGAGCGCGTGTCCCAGGCGAAGGCGCCGGTGAAGTGGAGCCACGAGGTGCCGGACGTGCGGCGCTTCCACAGCGAGGACCCGTTCGGCAACCGGCTGGAGTTCCAGGAGCAACCGAGCGAGCACAAGCTCACCGAGGACGAGGTGCTCGCGGTGCTGTACGCGCTGGAGAAGGAGGAGGTCACCATCCCGACCGCGCAACGCCTGCGCGCGGAGGAGGCGCCCAGCGGGGGCGTGCCCTTCGTGTGCTCGAACGGGTGGTGCTTCGTCATCTTCAGCGACGACTTCGAGTGGGACTACATCATGCGCGTCACCGCCCCGGACGGGCGCTGGCTGGAGTTCCAGGACATGGTGGGCGGGCCCGGACAGCCCAAGCCCATGCCCCGGCTCGCGGACTACCGGCCCCCGTCCCAGATTGGGCTCGACGTATGGGGGCTGTTGGGCGAGCGCGAAGAGGTGGGTGAGGCGCGGCGCGTGCGGTAGCCTGCGGCCTTCGCCGAGAACCCGAACCCGGAGCGCTCGATGCCGACCCTGATACCCGCCCCGTTGCGCGTGACAGCCGTAGGCAACAAGCCGAAGCTCATCCACGAGTTCGTGGGCAAGGCCACCACCCGCACGGGGGACGTCAGCGTGGCCCACATGAACAGCCCCGGTGGGTGGGAGGAGCCGGGCCAGCGACCCGAGTTCAAGGAAATCACCCTGGTGCTCGCGGGCGTGCTGCGCGTGGAGCACAAGGGCGGCGTGCTCGACGTGCGCGGCGGACAGGCCGTCATCTGCGAGCCCGGCGAGTGGGTGCGCTACAGCACCCCAGAGGCCGAGGGCGCCGAGTACGTCGCCATCTGCCTGCCCGCGTTCTCCCCCAAGACGGTGCACCGCGACGACTGAGCGCTTCAGCGCGCGTTCACCATCGTCACGAAGAACTCGCGCAGCGCGCGGAACAGCCGCTGCGTGACGCGCTCGTACCAGGCCTGGTCCTCGTCGGACTCGAAGAACTCGTCGTTCCACGAGCCCATGCCGCCGAACACATCCGCCAGCGAGCACGCGAGGAGCCCTCGCAGGCGCTCCTCCGACGAGGGGAACACCTGGAACAGCGTCACCAGGGAGAAGCGGCGCTCGAACACGTCCCACGCGCGCTCGCCCAGGCCCTCGGCCCGGAGCGCCTCGTGCACCGCGGCCAGTCGCTCGGGGGTGGCGTCGCGAAGCTGGAAGCCGGTGTTCTCCAGGACGAAGCGCGCCAGCCGGAACGCCTCCGCGAAGGGCGAGCCCTTGCGCGCGGCGAACTCCTCGGTGTCCTTCAAGCTCGACAGCAGCTCCGCGCGGGTGTCCGTCGTCGCGCGCGGTGACAGGAGCGGCGAGCGCGCCACCTTCAGCGCGTTGAACAGATACATCTGGTAGCGGGCGTCATTGGGTGCCAGCCGCAGCTGCTCGCGCTCCGGAATCAGCCCCGGGTCCTGGGCGCGCTCCTCCTTGGTGGGGCCCATGGATTTGACGCGCTCGCGCAAGCCGTCCGGGATGAGGAGCTCCGCGCCGCGCGCCTTGCACGTCATCTGGAGCTCCTCCATGAGGTTGCCCATGGGGATGCCCTGCGTCTTCTCCTCGGGACCCTCGCGCAGGAGCACGCGCAGGGACTCGCCGGTGTGGGGGGACTCTCCCTCCGGCAGGAAGCGGTTGAGGTTCTCCGCCGAGCGCGCCCAGACTTGTTCGGCGAAGGGCTGCGCGTCCGTCAGCGTCGCGAAGTCCTTCGCGGCGTCGGGGCTGGCCAGGTACACGCGCTCGTCGGAGGGCACGAACTCCGACAGGCGCTCCGGGGGCAGCAGGCCGCGCTCGAAGTCGTCCGGGTCCAGCGTGCGGAAGAACGGCTGGAACGCCTCGGTGAGCGACACCTGCGCGCCGCTCCGGAGCACGGAGGACTGCAGCTCCTTGAGCAGGTCCCCGCCGAGCAGATCGAACAGCGCGGAGCCCTCGCGCGAGGCCAGGTAGTCGGCCACCTGGGACGCGGCGACGGCGGGACGCTGGTTCAATAGATTGGAGTCCG
Protein-coding regions in this window:
- a CDS encoding cupin domain-containing protein encodes the protein MPTLIPAPLRVTAVGNKPKLIHEFVGKATTRTGDVSVAHMNSPGGWEEPGQRPEFKEITLVLAGVLRVEHKGGVLDVRGGQAVICEPGEWVRYSTPEAEGAEYVAICLPAFSPKTVHRDD
- a CDS encoding DUF1175 family protein — translated: MFALPLILLVSASSPAPLAATRDATALVAHAASREGSASQEVSKEDSAPLVVHAAQAVLAPAPESRDVLLRRQVAQVALAQVRKQDPAWHPDQRDCAGLIRFAVRTAYKRIAPERLETPLWTDARGAPTDFADAETLMRRNMVLLGRDDATRESLRTGDVLAFLHEHDAGPVFHLMLVVRPEDRAHAPARVVYHPGEKGAQVRTGLLHNLADEAPREWRPVPSNNAFVGYFRLKEWMP
- a CDS encoding DUF2135 domain-containing protein gives rise to the protein MLPVILALLLSQTPPAANPRQQGVPIGKGKTLPTVRLSAPSGGWTVDRMLLIEGTVSDATIDPIVVSLNGDRYLMRTFNGRFSRSFPAASGKNVVTVMATNQAGTARAQATSYAQVPPVPFKVILTSDTDGVYTDLHVYEPTDSSVKDGSLTISSMAHVYWADTASPSGGTFYLNSQGGDFDQPAYGPYLYIHRAPPKGVYLVATNYWPSGDKAHTVATLNLSLFEGTPQEVRRMVRIPLATPGTTRVLAWVNVLGDGQAEVYVPSSDPKPTRAGWPTNLAEALKELQSNGDSGGGEGDY
- a CDS encoding VOC family protein, producing the protein MIQGLDHIQLAMPVGGEPRARAFYGELLGLKEIPKPPELAKRGGLWFELPDGRGLHLGVEEPFVPAKKAHPAFRVLTLDLLAERVSQAKAPVKWSHEVPDVRRFHSEDPFGNRLEFQEQPSEHKLTEDEVLAVLYALEKEEVTIPTAQRLRAEEAPSGGVPFVCSNGWCFVIFSDDFEWDYIMRVTAPDGRWLEFQDMVGGPGQPKPMPRLADYRPPSQIGLDVWGLLGEREEVGEARRVR